One window of the Staphylococcus equorum genome contains the following:
- a CDS encoding endonuclease III domain-containing protein, translating into MLDTKTLYQLLYDHMGPQGWWPAESKIEVMLGAILVQNTNWRNAAYAIESLKQATHLEPQHILNLKIEELQILIKSSGFYKNKAQTILSLLTWLEHYDFDYQEINDHYKQDLRKALIAIKGIGSETADVLIVYVFGGVEFIADSYSRRLYRKLGYTQTNSYEQLKRHIKLPNDFSNQDANEFHALLDNFGKNYFNGKINTKYTFLDAYFEN; encoded by the coding sequence ATGTTGGATACAAAAACGTTATATCAACTACTATATGATCACATGGGTCCACAGGGTTGGTGGCCGGCAGAATCAAAAATAGAAGTTATGTTGGGCGCGATTCTCGTTCAGAATACGAATTGGCGAAATGCAGCATATGCAATTGAATCTTTAAAGCAAGCAACACATTTAGAACCACAACACATCTTGAATTTAAAGATAGAAGAGTTACAAATATTAATTAAATCGAGTGGATTTTATAAAAATAAGGCGCAAACAATTCTCTCTTTATTAACTTGGTTGGAGCACTATGATTTTGATTACCAGGAGATTAATGATCATTATAAACAAGACTTGAGAAAAGCGTTGATAGCAATTAAAGGCATTGGCAGTGAGACAGCTGATGTACTCATTGTATATGTCTTTGGAGGCGTTGAGTTTATTGCAGACAGTTATTCAAGGAGGCTATATCGAAAATTAGGATATACGCAAACAAACAGTTATGAACAATTAAAACGACACATTAAACTACCAAATGATTTTTCAAATCAAGATGCTAACGAATTCCACGCATTGTTAGATAATTTTGGTAAAAATTATTTTAACGGTAAAATAAATACAAAATATACATTTTTAGATGCTTATTTTGAAAATTAA
- a CDS encoding tyrosine-type recombinase/integrase yields the protein MNQVDPIRDIKEIKSMYEVLSNKSKRDYLLFKFAIHTGVKLSELLNLCVSDVKDEHDDIKQYWLEDHAPNIHIRLPDTLRNELMIFITEEDLKNDELLFRSNRTLKGLSRQQAYRIIHVAAEELGMLHIGLTTLRKTFAYHAYQSGISISIIQKYLGHQTTFETMKFIGISAKTTKTTIALNL from the coding sequence ATGAATCAAGTGGACCCTATAAGGGATATAAAAGAGATAAAGTCTATGTATGAAGTATTAAGTAATAAGTCGAAACGAGATTATTTATTATTCAAGTTTGCAATACATACTGGCGTTAAACTTTCCGAACTACTAAATCTTTGTGTGTCAGACGTCAAAGACGAACACGATGATATTAAGCAGTATTGGCTAGAGGACCATGCTCCCAATATTCATATTAGATTACCCGACACGTTGAGGAATGAATTAATGATCTTTATTACAGAAGAAGATCTGAAAAATGATGAGCTATTGTTTCGATCAAATAGAACTTTAAAAGGTCTATCAAGACAACAAGCATATCGTATTATCCATGTTGCAGCTGAAGAGTTAGGCATGTTACATATTGGTTTGACGACGTTAAGAAAGACATTTGCTTATCATGCTTATCAATCTGGTATATCTATTTCTATTATTCAAAAATATTTAGGTCATCAAACAACTTTTGAAACGATGAAATTCATAGGTATTTCTGCAAAGACTACTAAAACAACAATAGCTTTAAATTTATAA
- a CDS encoding SA0570 family protein, with the protein MKKMFAAVLVSGLAFSGIGAGSVDAASGNSIQNVKALQEGDTTLEGATLGESIQSVLKNNDTPVYSHRPDNSEHYYEFKKDNGVLVVATDGKKNEGEITRVSMSYNDTDGPAYDEVKNEVSKDAVAREHYNNVTGNFGYVQDDEVSYQFSSSSPSDKNIKLYRIDIGE; encoded by the coding sequence ATGAAAAAAATGTTTGCGGCAGTTTTAGTTTCAGGATTAGCGTTTTCTGGAATTGGTGCAGGTAGTGTGGATGCGGCTTCAGGTAACTCTATCCAAAATGTTAAGGCATTACAAGAAGGAGATACAACATTAGAAGGCGCAACATTAGGCGAGTCTATTCAAAGTGTATTGAAAAATAATGATACGCCAGTCTATTCTCATCGACCTGATAACAGTGAACATTATTACGAATTTAAAAAAGACAATGGTGTACTTGTTGTAGCTACTGATGGTAAGAAAAATGAAGGCGAAATTACTCGTGTTTCTATGAGTTATAATGATACTGATGGCCCAGCTTATGATGAAGTTAAAAATGAAGTAAGCAAAGATGCGGTCGCACGTGAGCATTATAATAATGTAACTGGTAACTTTGGCTATGTGCAAGATGATGAAGTTTCATATCAATTCAGCTCATCATCTCCAAGTGATAAAAACATTAAACTATATCGTATAGATATTGGTGAATAA
- a CDS encoding efflux RND transporter periplasmic adaptor subunit, which produces MTSLKKIIILFTVLIILCSIGALSFYYFKIKITTSKPEHHIDTLKITYNKPYTFIGRQEPAQRFPVHYEPHKGYINDWFVKSHDKIEKNQPLFEYYNPRIEHQISSKQKYLSQLKQNNKSSTTPVHSEILRLQNQIAQLQEQLRITVYAPASGIVHINQSWSNQTKSPVMQIYDPTTVIKAEVDEVIIDKLHLKDKVSIKDNNQQTFDGEVNYISNFPINIDISTKNSKYLVELNSNSAAVFGKHFTVEIPNHIIEVPKTAIYDKQFVFIQRNKKFIKRVIKTQNSGNNKDVLILEGLNQGDVIARNADTVLSKN; this is translated from the coding sequence GTGACATCATTGAAGAAAATCATTATTTTATTTACTGTGTTGATAATACTTTGTAGTATCGGCGCCCTAAGTTTTTACTATTTCAAAATTAAAATAACCACGAGTAAACCAGAGCATCATATTGACACTTTGAAAATAACCTATAACAAACCCTATACCTTTATAGGAAGGCAAGAGCCTGCTCAACGATTTCCAGTTCATTATGAGCCCCATAAAGGCTATATTAACGATTGGTTCGTTAAGTCACATGACAAAATAGAAAAAAACCAGCCTCTGTTTGAATATTATAATCCACGTATTGAACATCAAATTAGTAGCAAGCAAAAATACCTTTCACAATTAAAGCAAAACAATAAATCCTCCACTACCCCGGTACATTCAGAAATATTACGTCTACAAAATCAAATCGCACAACTCCAAGAACAACTTCGTATCACAGTTTATGCTCCAGCGTCTGGCATCGTTCATATTAATCAATCATGGTCTAATCAAACTAAATCTCCTGTTATGCAAATCTATGATCCTACTACAGTAATCAAAGCTGAAGTTGATGAAGTGATAATTGATAAGCTTCATTTAAAAGACAAAGTTTCTATTAAAGACAATAATCAGCAAACATTTGACGGTGAAGTGAATTATATTTCTAATTTCCCAATAAATATAGACATATCAACTAAAAATTCCAAATATTTAGTTGAGCTAAATTCAAATTCTGCCGCTGTTTTTGGTAAACATTTCACAGTAGAAATACCTAACCACATTATTGAAGTTCCCAAAACAGCAATATATGATAAGCAATTTGTTTTCATACAAAGAAATAAAAAATTTATAAAACGAGTTATTAAAACACAAAATTCGGGTAATAACAAAGATGTACTAATTCTTGAAGGATTAAATCAAGGAGATGTCATAGCTAGAAATGCCGATACTGTGCTGTCTAAAAATTAG
- a CDS encoding MerR family transcriptional regulator, with product MKQQFSPKDIANITGISTRTLRYYHEIGLLIPNQVYEQGYRSYNMENLTKLQHILFLRALELTLEEIKQYFESTITEKNEILSTRYEIVLDKRNQFNRILEKLEEHFENHQYEALEIKDFNGFDLTGQYEREAYSKYKDSNYYQAFEQNNARKTKNQQQSDYDKIAQQLEAFFNKMNQLQNKGVTPNQAVDNIEELKCILSIQVPNCDDQFIEYMAHTYEQDERFIKNINKNRNDDFHHYLIQTMRIFVNKEDNLS from the coding sequence ATGAAACAACAATTTAGTCCGAAAGACATTGCAAATATCACGGGTATAAGTACACGTACATTACGTTACTACCATGAGATAGGTCTATTAATACCAAATCAAGTATATGAGCAAGGTTACAGATCATATAACATGGAAAATTTAACGAAACTACAACATATTTTATTTTTAAGAGCGCTAGAATTAACGTTAGAAGAAATAAAACAATATTTTGAAAGCACTATAACTGAAAAGAATGAAATTCTTAGTACTCGTTATGAAATTGTTTTAGACAAACGTAATCAATTCAATCGTATATTAGAAAAGTTAGAAGAACATTTTGAAAACCATCAATATGAGGCGTTGGAGATTAAAGATTTCAATGGATTTGATTTAACCGGACAATATGAGCGTGAAGCATACAGCAAATATAAAGATTCTAATTACTACCAAGCATTTGAACAAAATAACGCTCGAAAAACTAAAAATCAACAACAGTCTGATTATGATAAAATAGCACAGCAACTTGAAGCGTTTTTTAATAAAATGAATCAACTACAAAATAAAGGTGTTACACCTAATCAAGCAGTTGACAATATTGAAGAACTCAAATGTATTTTATCGATTCAAGTGCCTAATTGTGATGATCAATTTATCGAATATATGGCACATACGTATGAACAAGATGAGCGATTTATAAAGAATATTAACAAAAATCGAAACGATGATTTCCATCATTATTTAATTCAAACAATGCGTATATTTGTTAATAAAGAAGATAATTTAAGTTAA
- a CDS encoding ABC transporter substrate-binding protein — protein MKRPHKIFYLFIVLVFLLAACGTNEDQTKEKAKNSDKQSYDRIISLMPSNTEILYELGLGNNIVGVSTVDDYPQEVKDKQQFDAMKLNKESLLKAKPDLILAHESQKATSSDILNTLKDSGVKIVYVKDAQSITEMYSTFKQIGQVTGKEDEANALIKETKQNIKEVKASVPKDAKPQKVFMEVSSEPEIFTAGNNTFFDDMLSELNATNSFSNLEGWQKVSKEAIIKKNPDIMISTMGISKAEYQKILNNRGGFSDIKAVQQNQVEAVDGDEISRPGPRIDDGLKALKEAIYKE, from the coding sequence GTGAAAAGACCTCATAAAATATTTTATCTTTTTATTGTTTTAGTATTTTTATTAGCAGCTTGTGGAACAAACGAAGACCAAACGAAAGAGAAAGCAAAGAATTCGGACAAACAATCTTATGATAGGATAATATCGTTGATGCCTAGTAATACGGAGATATTGTATGAATTAGGATTAGGAAATAATATTGTGGGTGTCTCCACTGTTGATGATTATCCGCAAGAAGTTAAAGATAAGCAGCAGTTTGATGCAATGAAATTAAATAAAGAATCCTTATTAAAAGCAAAACCAGATTTAATTTTAGCGCATGAATCCCAGAAAGCGACAAGTAGTGATATATTAAATACGCTTAAAGATAGTGGCGTTAAAATAGTCTACGTGAAAGATGCACAGTCAATTACTGAAATGTATAGCACATTTAAACAAATTGGGCAGGTGACTGGTAAAGAGGATGAGGCAAATGCACTCATTAAAGAGACAAAACAAAATATTAAAGAAGTGAAAGCATCTGTACCAAAAGATGCTAAACCGCAAAAAGTGTTTATGGAAGTATCTTCTGAACCAGAAATATTTACAGCGGGTAATAACACTTTTTTTGATGATATGTTAAGCGAATTAAACGCAACGAATAGTTTTTCGAATTTAGAAGGTTGGCAAAAAGTAAGTAAAGAAGCAATTATTAAGAAGAATCCAGATATTATGATTTCGACAATGGGTATTTCTAAAGCCGAATATCAAAAAATATTAAATAATCGTGGTGGATTTAGTGACATAAAAGCAGTGCAACAAAATCAGGTTGAAGCTGTGGATGGCGATGAAATTTCGCGTCCCGGTCCACGTATTGATGATGGACTAAAAGCTTTAAAAGAAGCCATATACAAAGAGTAG
- a CDS encoding alpha/beta fold hydrolase, with the protein MNLFTTKDGVALNYRTSGEGNAIVMIHTALDNLSIYNELENAFNKTHQVVLIDLRGHGYSDKPNGIEFKTYAEDIKALLDYLYIPECSLIGHELGGSVAASFVAQYSEMATTLTLVNPTLLNEITPEERLYRKYSDKVRNWEQEAQQKFFDKHLYYSKRAAKKVLKQVDDTNAIATKAELTAVKESFNNNQIMHYLGEIHLPTLIIAGQHGERTTVVEAKEVGDYIGDVSFEVFEKSGLYPFIEQQEKFLDVVGEFIKANEKTKI; encoded by the coding sequence ATGAATTTATTTACAACAAAAGATGGTGTCGCTTTGAATTACAGAACAAGTGGTGAGGGCAATGCTATTGTAATGATACACACTGCCTTAGATAATTTATCTATTTACAATGAACTTGAAAATGCTTTTAATAAAACACATCAGGTTGTGCTTATTGATTTAAGAGGCCATGGTTACTCAGATAAACCAAATGGTATTGAATTTAAAACATATGCAGAAGATATTAAAGCGCTATTAGATTATTTATATATTCCAGAATGTTCATTAATTGGCCATGAATTAGGCGGATCAGTTGCAGCCTCATTTGTTGCTCAATATTCAGAGATGGCAACGACACTGACATTAGTGAATCCAACGCTACTTAATGAAATAACACCTGAAGAACGTTTGTATCGCAAATATTCAGATAAAGTACGTAATTGGGAACAAGAAGCGCAACAAAAGTTTTTTGATAAGCATTTATATTATTCAAAACGCGCAGCTAAAAAGGTTTTAAAACAAGTAGATGATACCAATGCAATTGCTACGAAAGCTGAATTAACAGCAGTAAAGGAATCATTTAATAATAATCAAATAATGCATTATTTAGGGGAAATCCATTTACCAACTTTAATTATCGCTGGGCAACACGGTGAAAGAACAACCGTTGTAGAAGCTAAGGAAGTGGGTGACTATATCGGGGATGTTTCGTTTGAAGTGTTCGAAAAATCAGGTTTATATCCATTTATAGAACAGCAAGAAAAGTTCCTCGACGTTGTGGGAGAGTTTATTAAAGCAAATGAAAAAACAAAAATATAG
- a CDS encoding FecCD family ABC transporter permease, whose translation MQYYKSIIIWLTVLIASILLSLLWSIGDIGNALTQTILFQVRIPRTLQALLAGIGLTLAGHMFQTLLNNPLADSFTLGLASGATFGSGLAVVLGMSFIWLPIFSVAFSIITLILVLALTIAMSRGYPIRTLILSGIMIGALFNAFLYILIIFNQNKMNNIVNYMFGGFSSAEYNEVVYIGTVLLIGVIILLSMISKIKLLQLGDLRAKSLGLNVQSMTYSVLLIASILTAVIVAFVGIIGFIGMVIPQLVRRHSGHYDLGQQMILNMIIGGTIMVLSDWLGSVVLEPFQVPASIILALLGIPVLFYILITQPRMYE comes from the coding sequence ATGCAGTACTATAAATCAATCATAATATGGCTAACAGTACTCATTGCTAGCATATTGCTAAGTTTATTATGGAGTATTGGGGATATCGGCAACGCACTGACCCAAACTATCCTCTTTCAAGTTAGAATACCAAGAACACTACAAGCATTGCTTGCAGGTATTGGTTTAACACTTGCAGGCCATATGTTTCAAACCTTATTAAATAATCCATTAGCAGATAGTTTTACATTAGGGTTAGCGAGCGGGGCAACATTTGGATCAGGCTTGGCTGTCGTCCTAGGAATGTCATTTATTTGGTTGCCAATATTTTCAGTTGCATTCAGTATTATTACATTGATTTTAGTCCTTGCTCTAACGATAGCGATGTCGAGGGGGTATCCGATTAGAACATTGATATTATCGGGTATCATGATAGGGGCTTTATTTAACGCCTTTCTATATATACTCATTATATTTAATCAAAATAAAATGAATAATATTGTCAATTATATGTTTGGTGGATTCTCTTCAGCTGAATATAACGAAGTGGTATACATTGGCACAGTGCTACTCATTGGTGTTATTATTTTATTAAGCATGATTTCTAAAATTAAATTATTACAACTTGGCGATTTACGAGCCAAATCATTAGGTTTAAATGTTCAAAGCATGACATATAGCGTGTTGTTGATTGCATCAATTTTAACTGCAGTAATCGTTGCTTTTGTTGGTATTATTGGCTTTATTGGTATGGTTATACCACAACTTGTGCGGCGACACAGTGGTCATTATGATTTAGGGCAACAAATGATACTTAATATGATTATTGGTGGTACAATTATGGTGCTTTCAGATTGGTTAGGAAGTGTTGTTTTAGAACCATTCCAAGTGCCTGCAAGTATTATACTCGCTTTACTGGGTATACCAGTATTATTCTATATCTTGATTACACAACCACGCATGTATGAATAA
- a CDS encoding DMT family transporter, protein MFLLYIIGIIAGMVVPFQTSINSRLSLYTKSSFYASTISFATGTIFLIILNLITNPHVFTAQFYSNQSFSYIWFVGGMLGVIFLTGNLLLLPRLGASLTVVLTVAGQIIMGVTIDTFGWFGADKEAFTAFKVLGIIFLIFGIILMNYVRRNPKDKNKNSSIYIWLFIGFIFGFCPPIQTAINSALGQQINSSVMASLISFTVGTIVLFILTLIFNRSLKLATFTPREGRLKPIYFIGGILGVIFVTTNIILMPHLGAALTTIIVMLGQMLMGVIIDHFGLLGTYKNKITKRKVFGIIAIMIGIILLRLF, encoded by the coding sequence ATGTTTCTTTTATATATTATTGGGATTATCGCAGGTATGGTTGTTCCGTTCCAAACTTCAATTAATTCTAGACTAAGCCTTTATACAAAGTCTTCATTCTATGCGTCAACAATCTCATTTGCAACAGGTACAATCTTTTTAATCATACTCAATCTTATAACTAATCCTCATGTTTTTACAGCACAATTTTACAGTAACCAATCTTTTAGTTACATATGGTTTGTCGGCGGTATGCTTGGCGTCATTTTCCTAACTGGGAACTTACTCCTTTTACCCCGTTTAGGTGCATCTCTTACTGTAGTGCTCACTGTAGCTGGTCAAATCATTATGGGTGTGACAATCGACACATTTGGCTGGTTTGGAGCTGATAAAGAAGCCTTCACAGCATTTAAAGTACTGGGTATTATATTTTTAATTTTCGGTATCATTCTGATGAATTATGTTCGCAGAAACCCTAAAGACAAAAATAAAAATAGTTCAATTTATATTTGGTTGTTTATTGGGTTTATATTTGGCTTCTGTCCACCTATTCAAACTGCTATTAATAGCGCATTGGGTCAACAAATAAATTCCTCAGTAATGGCTTCACTGATATCATTTACAGTAGGTACAATTGTATTATTTATTTTGACTTTAATTTTCAATAGAAGTCTTAAACTTGCTACTTTCACACCTAGAGAAGGTCGTCTTAAACCTATTTACTTTATCGGTGGTATCCTTGGTGTGATTTTTGTGACTACAAACATTATTTTAATGCCTCACTTGGGCGCTGCATTGACTACAATTATTGTTATGCTAGGTCAAATGTTAATGGGTGTTATTATAGATCATTTCGGCTTGCTGGGCACTTACAAAAATAAAATTACTAAGAGAAAAGTTTTTGGTATTATTGCTATAATGATTGGCATTATTTTATTGAGATTATTTTAA
- the sarA gene encoding global transcriptional regulator SarA, translating to MAITKINDCFELLAMVTYADKLKGIIKKEFSVSFEEFAVLTYISEHESEEYYLKDIINHLNYKQPQVVKAVKNLSQEDYFDKKRNEQDERTVLILVNTKQRKKINELLTRVNSRIKEANDEKEV from the coding sequence ATGGCTATCACCAAAATCAATGATTGCTTTGAATTATTAGCTATGGTCACATATGCTGACAAACTAAAAGGTATTATCAAAAAAGAATTTTCAGTAAGTTTCGAGGAGTTCGCTGTATTAACATATATTAGCGAGCACGAAAGTGAAGAATATTATTTAAAAGATATCATTAATCACTTGAATTACAAACAACCACAAGTTGTTAAAGCTGTTAAAAACTTATCTCAAGAAGATTATTTTGATAAGAAACGTAATGAGCAAGATGAAAGAACTGTATTAATCTTAGTTAACACTAAGCAACGTAAAAAAATCAATGAATTATTAACTCGCGTTAATAGTCGAATTAAAGAAGCTAACGACGAAAAAGAAGTTTAA
- a CDS encoding DUF2922 domain-containing protein, with the protein MSQTLELIFNDAVNKTIKLQIPKIEHSVNEGTVKEGMNKLITLDILRPKTGIPTKVHSAHIIDKTTNVLFEN; encoded by the coding sequence ATGTCCCAAACATTAGAACTTATTTTCAATGATGCTGTGAATAAAACAATCAAATTGCAAATACCTAAGATCGAACATTCGGTAAACGAAGGTACGGTTAAGGAAGGAATGAATAAATTAATCACGCTTGATATTTTGAGACCAAAAACAGGCATCCCTACAAAAGTTCATTCTGCGCATATTATAGATAAGACAACCAATGTTCTATTTGAAAATTAG
- a CDS encoding HAD family hydrolase, with translation MDLTQVKAVVFDLEGTLLDRKKSREKFIEEQYERFHDYLVRIQLEDFKKKFIELDDDEDHDKPELYKAIIKDFHVDRLTWKDLFNDFEMHFYRYVFPYYDTLYTLEKLTSNGYLTGVIANGKSKIKQFRMHTLGVEDAINYLSTSETVGYRKPHPKIFEDMLSQLGTKPEETMYVGDDPLNDVAPARAMGMISVWFKEDDDVEVEPLPEEIDFTIRSTEELLKILSIAKKGR, from the coding sequence ATGGACTTAACACAAGTAAAAGCGGTCGTCTTTGACTTAGAAGGTACACTTTTAGATCGAAAAAAATCACGCGAAAAATTTATAGAAGAACAGTATGAAAGGTTTCATGATTATTTAGTACGTATACAACTTGAAGATTTTAAGAAAAAATTTATAGAATTAGATGACGATGAAGATCATGATAAACCAGAGTTGTACAAAGCAATTATTAAAGATTTTCATGTTGATCGCTTAACGTGGAAAGACTTATTTAATGATTTTGAAATGCATTTTTATCGTTATGTATTTCCTTATTACGACACGCTTTATACACTTGAAAAGTTAACAAGTAATGGCTACCTCACGGGTGTAATCGCAAATGGAAAGTCGAAAATTAAACAATTTCGTATGCATACTTTAGGTGTAGAAGATGCGATTAACTATTTGTCTACATCTGAAACAGTAGGTTATCGTAAGCCACATCCTAAGATTTTTGAAGATATGTTATCCCAATTAGGGACAAAACCAGAAGAAACGATGTATGTGGGTGATGATCCGTTAAATGATGTTGCACCTGCGAGAGCGATGGGAATGATTAGCGTTTGGTTCAAGGAAGACGATGATGTTGAAGTAGAACCATTACCTGAAGAAATAGATTTTACGATTAGAAGTACTGAAGAATTATTAAAAATATTATCTATAGCGAAGAAAGGAAGATAA
- the sroA gene encoding sigS mRNA-stabilizing protein SroA, which produces MNQIKQLGVTLTRVLYDQDGKASKFKRHFANLNTEATPEQIKSFKSIIEQITGKHFDTIEVIKTETIN; this is translated from the coding sequence ATGAATCAAATCAAACAGCTTGGAGTCACATTAACTCGCGTTTTGTATGATCAAGATGGAAAAGCTTCAAAGTTCAAGCGTCATTTCGCAAATTTAAATACCGAAGCAACGCCAGAACAAATAAAAAGCTTCAAGTCTATTATTGAGCAAATTACTGGTAAGCACTTTGACACTATCGAAGTTATTAAAACTGAAACAATTAATTAA
- a CDS encoding alpha/beta fold hydrolase, with the protein MIKIETSCNNEIAYIREGQGFPVILIHGLDSNMASLYNLKDALKNKFDVIVYDVRGHGKSSKPNSFNLEDHVEDLKILMKKLEVEEAHLIGHDMGGLIAKSFTNKYESMVTSLTLITSNLIDSVHGLNKLMIEHQDEIEGFDKSEALILLLPYMYKNQGKAKKWFQNQLIYSRQSAEDSAVATRAIMGFPVFNKDIEIEHVNVPTLLVNGRYDPLNMGESTDRYNHAFQTLTILEFKQSGHAPHIEEPDHFVEAYLDFIDALKYQKNDLV; encoded by the coding sequence ATGATAAAAATCGAAACAAGTTGTAACAACGAGATAGCATATATCCGTGAGGGTCAAGGTTTTCCTGTTATATTAATACATGGACTAGATAGCAATATGGCTTCTTTATATAACTTGAAAGATGCATTGAAAAATAAATTTGATGTTATTGTTTACGATGTGAGAGGGCATGGTAAATCTTCTAAGCCGAACTCCTTTAATTTAGAAGATCATGTTGAAGATTTAAAAATATTAATGAAAAAATTAGAAGTTGAAGAAGCACATTTAATTGGACATGATATGGGTGGCTTAATAGCTAAAAGTTTTACTAACAAATATGAATCAATGGTGACATCATTAACTTTAATTACATCTAATCTTATAGACAGTGTACACGGGTTAAATAAATTAATGATAGAACATCAAGATGAAATAGAAGGCTTTGATAAATCTGAAGCACTTATTCTATTGTTACCGTATATGTATAAAAATCAAGGAAAAGCTAAAAAGTGGTTTCAAAATCAGCTCATTTATAGTAGACAATCAGCCGAAGATAGTGCTGTTGCGACAAGAGCAATAATGGGATTTCCAGTTTTTAATAAAGACATTGAGATTGAACATGTTAATGTTCCAACACTACTAGTTAATGGAAGATATGACCCCTTAAATATGGGAGAATCAACGGATAGATATAATCATGCGTTTCAAACTTTAACTATTTTAGAATTTAAGCAATCAGGTCATGCGCCACATATTGAAGAGCCCGATCATTTTGTGGAGGCATATTTAGATTTTATTGATGCTTTGAAATATCAAAAGAATGATTTAGTATAA